Proteins from a single region of Vanessa cardui chromosome 13, ilVanCard2.1, whole genome shotgun sequence:
- the LOC124534810 gene encoding tubulin polyglutamylase TTLL13-like, translated as MELGFEPFSHGEDQRSLGSSKKTYNVPTRKSDKVAVMAEQLDKEEVADNITSILLPNYDSKLYDEDDTSQPTSCSAPIIPIETTRKKKKRKRSQISICLTNCRYESIRKVASAFGMREVSEEEAWNFYWTDMSVSVERAKEMKRFQRINHFPGMLEICRKDLLARNLNRMQKIYPKEYNFFPKTWCLPADFGEVLTYSKSRKNKTFIIKPECGSQGRGIYLTKSLKDIKPTDKLICQVYLSKPYLVDGYKFDIRVYTLITSCDPLRIFVYNEGLVRFATSRYADPNANNTTNVFMHLTNYALNKHSRTYVYDSEAGSKRKISTLNKVLLSQGVDLDRLWHSIDQVIVKTIISAWPILKHSYHACFPSHDMVHACFEILGFDILLDHKLHPYILEVNHSPSFHTDTQLDREVKESLLTDTLTMLNIWQCDKKRVLEEDRKRIRDRLLQTNKFAEYTPIEEKESERSPWQTQIQWEETHLGNFRRVYPSGSQYAALFQQPAGSLYAGTAASRARGDCVRLQRDDFQQTKAKAEALKKPSQPKPKEIEKKEKEGEGASVSGNGTGDKMKPRPKDTKRSKEEKGKLVAKPSLAQQSVTTIEEKEKELKPPYVLCSYEPDPIVEKEERERVNLLAQRDFLIRSYGMLEQIYLVMKKMGTLRPEDERKYGVYGRLSVVSNSTKVFSQIFIFVSKDKQP; from the exons ATGGAG CTGGGCTTTGAACCTTTTTCACACGGAGAGGATCAACGTTCATTGGGTAGCTCTAAGAAAACGTACAATGTGCCTACACGAAAAAGCGATAAAGTTGCAG taaTGGCCGAACAACTTGATAAAGAAGAAGTAGCAGATAACATAACATCAATACTTTTGCCGAATTATGACAGCAAGCTGTATGACGAAGACGATACGTCCCAGCCAACCTCTTGTTCAGCACCAATAATACCTATTGAGACCACAcgcaagaaaaagaaaagaaagag atctCAAATATCAATTTGTCTTACCAACTGTCGTTACGAATCTATACGAAAAGTAGCTAGTGCGTTTGGTATGCGTGAAGTTTCTGAAGAAGAAGCCTGGAATTTCTACTGGACCGATATGAGCGTGTCTGTGGAAAGGGCCAAAGAGATGAAGAGATTTCAACGTATCAACCACTTTCCAGGAATGCTTGAAATATGCAG AAAAGATTTGTTGGCGAGAAACTTAAATAGAATGCAAAAGATCTATCCGAAGGAATATAATTTCTTCCCAAAAACTTGGTGTTTGCCCGCCGA TTTTGGGGAAGTTTTGACTTATAGCAAGTCGCGCAAGAATAAGACGTTTATAATAAAGCCGGAGTGTGGGAGTCAGGGTCGAGGCATTTATCTTACTAAGTCCTTGAAAGACATCAAGCCTACAGACAAACTTATTTGCCAG GTTTATTTATCGAAACCCTATCTCGTGGATGgatataaatttgatataagaGTGTATACCCTTATTACGTCATGCGATCCTTTaaggatttttgtatataatgaaggCCTTGTCAG GTTTGCCACGAGCCGTTACGCGGACCCGAATGCGAACAACACGACGAACGTTTTCATGCACCTTACCAACTACGCGCTGAACAAGCACAGTCGCACGTATGTCTACGACTCGGAAGCGGGGAGCAAGCG TAAAATATCGACGTTGAACAAGGTCCTGTTGTCGCAAGGAGTGGACCTCGACCGGCTGTGGCATTCAATAGACCAAGTGATCGTGAAGACGATAATATCCGCCTGGCCCATTCTCAAACACAGCTACCACGCGTGCTTTCCTTCGCACGATATG GTTCATGCATGTTTCGAAATACTGGGCTTTGATATACTTCTGGATCACAAGCTTCATCCTTATATTTTAGAA GTGAACCACTCGCCAAGTTTCCACACGGATACCCAACTCGATCGAGAAGTGAAGGAAAGCCTGCTAACTGACACGTTAACTATGCTTAACATCTGGCAGTGCGACAAGAAGCGAGTTCTAGAGGAAGATCGTAAAAGAATAAGGGATCGATTACTTCAGACTAACAA ATTTGCAGAGTACACGCCAATAGAAGAGAAAGAGTCGGAAAGAAGTCCCTGGCAAACGCAAATTCAGTGGGAAGAGACCCACTTGGGAAATTTTAG ACGGGTGTACCCGTCGGGGTCGCAGTACGCGGCGCTGTTCCAGCAGCCGGCGGGCTCGCTGTACGCGGGCACGGCCGCCTCGCGCGCGCGCGGCGACTGCGTGCGCCTGCAGCGCGACGACTTCCAG CAAACGAAAGCGAAGGCGGAGGCTTTGAAAAAGCCATCGCAACCGAAGCCAAAGGAGATTGAGAAGAAAGAGAAGGAGGGGGAGGGCGCCAGTGTAAGCGGTAACGGTACCGGAGACAAAATGAAACCGCGACCGAAGGATACCAAACGCAGTAAAGAGGAGAAGGGAAAGCTTGTAGCGAAGCCATCTCTAGCGCAACAATCG GTAACCACAattgaagaaaaagaaaaagaattgAAACCTCCATACGTGCTATGTTCATACGAGCCCGATCCCATTGTGGAGAAAGAGGAACGGGAACGCGTGAACCTGCTAGCACAGCGAGACTTCCTCATCCGGAGTTACGGCATGTTGGAACAG ATTTATTTGGTAATGAAGAAAATGGGAACTTTGAGGCCTGAAGACGAAAGAAAGTATGGAGTTTATGGGCGCCTCTCTGTTGTGTCTAATTCAACAAAGGTATTCTCGCaaatttttatattcgtttCAAAGGATAAGCAACCGTAA